In Lolium rigidum isolate FL_2022 chromosome 7, APGP_CSIRO_Lrig_0.1, whole genome shotgun sequence, the DNA window gtaagagacatcatagaacgaaccatatctaagagagttcgattacgacgttcggacacaccgtttcgttgtggtgttctcggcggtgtcaattgtgaaagtattccgcatttctttaaatgcatgccaaactcataactcagatattcacctccacgatcagatcgtagaaatttgatcttcttgttacgttgattttctacttcactttggaattccttaaacttctcgaaagtttcggatttatgtttcatgaaatagatatacccatatctactcggatcatctgtgaaggttagaacataacgataaccaccgcgcgatgctacactcattggtccgcacacatcggtatgtatgatttccaataagtcggtagctcgctccatcattccggaaaatggagtcttagtcatttttcccattagacatgcttcgcatctatcaagtgactcaaagtcaagtgattcaagtaatccatcggtatggagtttcttcatgcgtttcactccaatatgaccaagacgacgattgccacatataagtagaattatcattcaatttaattcgcttagcatcaatgttatgtatatgcgtatcactactatcgagagctaatagaaataagccattcttttcaggtgctcgaccataaaagatattattcataaaaatagaacaaccattattctcagatttgaatgaataaccgtcttgcattaaacaagatccagatataatgttcatgctcaacgcaggtacataataacaattatttaggcttaaaactaatcccgaaggtagatgtagaggaagtgtgccgattgcgatcccattgaccttggatccgtttccaacgcgcatcgtcacttcatctttcagcgagttgtcgtttactctttagttcctcgtttcgagttacaaatatgagcaaccgaaccggtatcaaatacccaggtactagaacgagaaccggtgaaatgaacatctataacatgtatatcggatataccttctttcttcttcttgacaaggccgctcttcggatccgccaaatacttggagcaattacgcttccggtgtcccttctccttgcggtaatagcactcgagcatcgggcttagggccgttcttaggtttcataggaggcgtggcagctttcttgccacccttcttgaattttcccttagacttgccctgtttcttgaaactggtggtcttgttgaccatcaacacttggtgctctttcttgatctcaatctcggcagcttttagcatgccaaagagttcgggtaactccttgttcatgttccgcatattgtagttcatcacaaagttcttgtaacttggtggcagtgattgaaggacacgattaatccccggtccgttaggaatcactattcccaagtcaccgagtttcttcgcatgcccggtcatggcgagcatgtgctcactaatggagctgccttcttccatcatacagctgaagaaatgtttcgatgcttcatagcattccacggccgcatgagtctcaaaaatagctttcagctcattcatcaactcatgaggatcgtggtgctcaaaacgtttttgaagatcggattccaggctgcacaggatggcacactgaacttgagagtaccgagttttccgagtctcgtaaacagcttttacttcatcggtttcagtttagcgggagggtcacctagcggtgcatcaagcacatattgcggatttccgccgagaggaagatcctcacatgacggaaccggtcggtgaagttgctaccgttgctcttaagtttttctttctctaggaactggttaaaattgattggggacgccatctctacaacatatatttgcaatagtttagactaagtttatgacaaattgagttcaaattttaattcaacataattaaaaaactaggtgaactcccactcaaaacaatatccctcgcattgtcttagtgatcacacgaaccaaatccaccgcacctaaacccgatcatcacgagaaaaggtgtgatttcaatggcgaacactcaaagtgttcatcatatcaatcatatgattcatgctctacctttcggtatcatgtattccgagaccatgtacgtacatgctaggctcgtcaaggccaccttagtatccgcatgtgcaaaactgtcttgcacccgttgtatgtacttattgaatctatcacacccgatcatcatgagatgcttcgaaacgacaagacttgataacggtgctactaaggatgaacactttattatcttgagattttagtgagggatcatcttataatgctaccgtcgcgatctaagcaaaataagatgcataaaaaggattaacatcacatgcggttcatatgtgatatgatatggcccttttgtctttgcgcctttgatcttcatctccaaagcacggacatgatctccatcatcttcgggcatgatctccatcatcgtcggcgaagcaccaaggtcaatggcgccgtcttcatgattgtcctccatgtagcaactattacaactactttgaaatactactcaacatgaactttaaagacaaccataaggctcctgccggttgccacaatacaataatgatcatctcatacatattcatcatcacattatggccatatcacatcaccaaaccactgcaaaaacaagttagacgctctctaatttggtttgcatattttacgtggtttagggttttcgatatagatctaatctacctacgaacatgaaccacaacgttgatactaatgttgtcaatagaagagtaaattgaatctttactatagtaggagagacagacacccgcaaagcctcttatgcaatacaagttgcatgtcgaacgaggaacaagtctcatgaacgcggtcatgtaaagttagtccgagccgcttcatcccactatgccataaagatgcaaagtactcaactaaagataacaagagcatcaacgcccacaaaccattgtgttctacttgtgcaaccatctatgcataaacctggctctgataccactgtaggataacgttgcatagaaaacaaaaattttcctaccgcgaacacgcaatccaagccaagatgcaatctagaagacggtagcaacgagggggtatcgagtctcacccttgaagagattccaaagcctacaagatgaggctcttgttgctgcggtagacgttcacttgccgcttgcaaaagcgcgtagaagatcttgatcacgatcggttccggcgccacgaacgggcgagcacctccgtactcggtcacacgttcggttgttgatgaagacgacgtccacctccccgttccggcgggcagcggaagtagtagctcctcttgaatccgacagcacgacggcgtggtgtcggtggtggtggagaagtccggcggagcttcgctaagcgtgcgggaagtggaggagcggggcggctagggtttggggagaggggcgccggccactatggggtgcggccaccttggtggtgtttgaggtggccggccccctcccccttggccctcattatataggtggaaccccaagaggtggtgtccaagtcttcgaataagacccgaaccaaaaaccttccataggaggggggaaacctagccaagctaggactcccaccaaggtgggagttccacctcccatgtgggggtggccggccccctaaggggagtccacttgggactcctcccccactagggttggccggccatggaggtggagtcccatgtggactccaccttccttggtggtttcttccggacttttctagaaccttctagaaccttccatagaaccttccgcgacattttaattcacataaaatgacatcctatatatgaatcttattctccggaccattcggaactcctcgtgatgtccgggatctcatccgggactccgaacaaatattcgaactccattccataatcaaatactaccatttcaacatccaactttaagtgtgtcaccctacggttcgtgaactatgcggacatggttgagtactcactccgaccaataaccaatagcgggatctggagatccataatggctcccacatattcaacgatgactttagtgatcgaatgaaccattcacatacaataccaattccctttgtctcgcgatattttacttgtccgaggtttgatcttcggtatcactctataccttgttcaacctcgtctccgacaagtactctttactcgtaccgtggtatgtggtctcttatgaacttattcatatgcttgcaagacattagacgacattccaccgagagggcccgagtatatctatccgtcatcgggatggacaaatcccacttgttgatccatatgcctcaactcatactttccggatacataatcccacctttataaccacccatttacgcagtggcgtttggtgtaatcaaagtacctttccggtataagtgatttacatgatctcatggtcataaggactaggtaactatgtatcgaaagcttatagcaaataacttaatgacgagatcttatgctacgcttaattgggtgtatccattacatcattcatacaatgatataaccttgttattaataacatccaatgttcatgattatgaaactaatcatccattaatcaacaagctagttaagaggcatactagggactctttgttgtttacatatcacacatgtatcaatgtttcggttaatacaattatagcatggtatataaacatttatcataaacataagatatataataaccactttattattgcctcttgggcatatctccaacacgtgaTCCACCACATAGTTCTTCCTCGGCGCCGGTAAAGAGGGAGGAGGCACATTCACGCCGCGCGGGTGCCTATACCTCGGGCATCGCAGTGCGCCACTCCTCCCGCCGGTTCTTCCACCACCACGCCACCACCACTGTAGTCGGAGAAGAAATGGTGGGAGGTGGAGAGATCTATGCGGGCGGTGAACCGCGGCACCATCGATCGATAGGATGTGTCGGGGCAGCATTTGATGTTGCACCGGTTGACGAACGAGGACATCTCGGTGGCGACGCAACGGCATGCGAAGTGGTGGCCGGGCATCGACAGCCACAACGTCGTCGACCTCGACGGGCCTGCTCTGGCACTAGCACCGGCGGTAAAGCCGTAGGATGGCGACGACAACAACGACTTCGACTTCGGCTTTTCGAAGGTGACGATGCCAACAACCTAGACTTCAGCGTGTTTGGCCACCGTCGTTAGATTTTATTTTACCTTTCTAGTTTAAATTTATCAAAGTTTGTACAAAATTTAAAGAAACCCACCAGAGTTTTAATTTTGTGTTTCTATTGGAGCCGAGTTTCCGGGGTTGTTGGTGTGTGCTACCTCTCTTCAAATTAGGGAGGACGTGCGGGCGCCTCCCATAGCGCACTGCCAACGCACATGCCCCCGCCTATTTggcggggcgccggtggagatggtgTAATGTCGACAGATGCTATAGAACACACGTTCTAGCAAAGATATCTGAACTTCTGGAGTAGGATTAAGGACTGCCAGTGCCAGTACACATTGGATAGGAGATAGTGTCTGCTCTAGTACATGAAGATTACAGAATAAGTAAACGGGAATGTGACTAAGGCTTGGATCCGTTGGGCGGCGGGATGCCGCAGAGCTCCGGGGACGCGTCGCCACTCCCACGTGTGGCGCCGGTGCGCACCCTGCTGCGCGCGAGGAGGAACCCGAGGGCGTGTCCGGCGACGGCCGCGAGGAGCACGCCGACGTTGAAGGACATGACGGCCAGCATCACCAGGTACGCCAACCCCATCCTGGCGGCATGCACCGCCGTGAGCAGCGCCGCGGAGGACGCCgtggcctccccgccgccgcgccgggcGAGGCGGCGCGAGAGCAGCGCGAGCGCCTCGGTGAGCGCGGCGAGGGCGAGCACGAGGAGCAGGCAGAGGATGTACATCCCGGCGCCGCGGTCCCCCGGCCAGCCCGGGAAGAGGACCACGGCGCGGTCGCCCCAGAAGAACGCCATGTGCATCATCCCCGCCATCTTGtggtcggcggcccgcggcggcgCCATCGTCATCGCCCCCATGTCGCCGCCCATCGCCATGCCCCTCATTGCTAGTACTAGTAGTAGATGTTTCTCTGGTTCTTGGCCAAAGGAGAGAGGAAACGGATCGGGGAAGCTGCAGTGGGACGGAACGCAGATATAGGGTGACAGCAGTGGCGCGGGAGGAAGAAGGTTATACGTACTAAAATCAATCAGGAGAATCGCATGGCGGAGCGGTGGGAAGAGCGAGCTTCTGTCCCGTGACTGCACTGAACAACCGGGGAGGGACCGGGACGTTGTCGCTTGCTCTGCGGCGCTCGCTCGACCGGGACATTTTTGTAGTACGCCGTAGCTACCGGCTACGGCCTGGCATCTGAAGATCGATGGTCTGCTACGGTGCTCGGTTACTGTATCGTGCACAGCCAGGAGGTGGGAGTCGGGAAAGCATGACTAACCTGCTAGTGCTAGAGATGGCACTGATCTCAATCCCGACGTTTTCCCGTTTCGATGGAATCTATCTACTGACCGTGGAGTTCTTAATGGTTTTTTCTCTCTCGTGCAAGCAACAAACACTCTGCAGCCAGCAAGCCTGTAGCCGGAGGAAAACAAACTTTGCAGTATCTAGGCATGAGGTTCCTTTCGAACATTTTGGGTAGCACGCCAGCATAATTGGTTCCTTGGTGTGAGTGTCCGCCACTGCCTTCACCCTTTTCTCATATACATCTCCAAAACTAAAATACTAGCTCTATTTATAAAAAGATGTCgcatatttttctaaatttaagGTATCTAGACACTctgcaagtttgtctaaatttagacatATCTAAAGACTCCTTAGTG includes these proteins:
- the LOC124672100 gene encoding copper transporter 6-like, whose amino-acid sequence is MRGMAMGGDMGAMTMAPPRAADHKMAGMMHMAFFWGDRAVVLFPGWPGDRGAGMYILCLLLVLALAALTEALALLSRRLARRGGGEATASSAALLTAVHAARMGLAYLVMLAVMSFNVGVLLAAVAGHALGFLLARSRVRTGATRGSGDASPELCGIPPPNGSKP